A window of Solanum stenotomum isolate F172 chromosome 3, ASM1918654v1, whole genome shotgun sequence contains these coding sequences:
- the LOC125859134 gene encoding long chain base biosynthesis protein 2a-like: MGYVTNSAVLPVLIGQGGLIISDSLNHNSIVNGARGSGATIRVFQHNKPSHLERVLRENIAEGQPQNHRRWTKIIVVVEGIYSMEGELCKISEIVAICKKYKAYIYVDEAHSIGAVGKTGKGVCELLGIDTANVDIMMGTFTKSFGSCGGCIAGSKELIEYLKYTCPAHVYAISISPPAAQQIISAIKVLLSEDGSKRGAQKIAHLRENSNFFRSELQKMGFDVLGDYDSPVMPIMLYNIAKLPAFSRECLKQNVAVVVVAFPATPLLLARARICISAAHSKEDLIKALEVITRVGDLLGIKYLSTTPVDINRLGDSSHLS; encoded by the exons ATGGGTTACGTAACAAACTCAGCTGTGCTTCCTGTCTTGATAGGACAG GGAGGTTTGATTATTAGTGATTCTCTAAATCACAACTCTATTGTCAATGGAGCTAGAGGATCTGGAGCCACTATTCGTGTTTTTCAACATAATA AACCATCGCATTTGGAGAGAGTTTTACGAGAGAATATTGCTGAGGGACAGCCCCAAAATCATAGACGGTGGACTAAGATAATTGTTGTGGTGGAAGGCATATATAGCATGGAAGGGGAGCTTTGCAAGATTTCAGAGATTGTTGCCATATGCAAGAAGTACAAG GCATATATTTATGTGGACGAGGCTCACAGCATTGGAGCAGTTGGTAAAACAGGAAAAGGGGTATGTGAGCTCTTGGGAATTGATACTGCAAATGTGGATATTATGATGGGAACTTTCACAAAGTCATTTGGATCCTGTGGGGGTTGTATTGCAGGATCCAAG GAACTAATTGAATATTTGAAGTACACTTGTCCAGCGCATGTATATGCAATATCCATATCACCTCCAGCTGCTCAACAAATCATTTCTGCTATTAAGGTTTTGCTTAGTGAAGATGGTTCAAAAAGAG GAGCTCAAAAAATAGCACACCTACGTGAAAATAGCAACTTCTTCCGGTCTGAACTGCAGAAGATGGGGTTTGATGTTTTGGGAGACTATGATTCACCTGTGATGCCCATAATGCTCTATAATATTGCAAAATTACCAGCTTTTTCACGAGAGTGTCTGAAACAAAAT GTAGCCGTTGTGGTAGTTGCTTTTCCAGCCACCCCTTTACTTTTGGCCAGAGCACGCATATGTATTTCTGCTGCCCACTCAAAGGAAGATCTCATCAAAGCATTGGAG GTTATCACCAGAGTTGGTGATTTATTGGGTATAAAATACTTGTCTACTACCCCAGTGGATATAAATAGACTAGGTGATTCTTCTCATCTGTCCTAA